A DNA window from Schistocerca gregaria isolate iqSchGreg1 chromosome 2, iqSchGreg1.2, whole genome shotgun sequence contains the following coding sequences:
- the LOC126336124 gene encoding uncharacterized protein LOC126336124: MSAVPVVSATGAASATPTSCKFSLTLARKVHRIKKMLKPVLEMVHKHCRKSSRRSPCPQAFAEEESPADQNAANEALEQRLAEELRAGAATAGSGAAIAVWCDGRVRLRQVAATQGQVGDVAVPASFLTTSQGGLCWVTPDADILLLDGSHESQGLEAEQQVPAAATLLSTPSSSQETLSVHSF; the protein is encoded by the exons ATGTCAGCAGTTCCAGTCGTCTCTGCCACCGGCGCAGCCTCCGCTACGCCCACGTCTTGCAAGTTCAGCCTGACTCTGGCGCGCAAAGTGCATCGTATCAAGAAG ATGCTGAAGCCGGTGCTGGAGATGGTGCACAAGCACTGCCGCAAATCGTCGAGAAGGTCGCCGTGTCCGCAAGCTTTCGCAGAGGAGGAGTCGCCAGCTGATCAGAACGCGGCCAACGAAGCCCTGGAGCAGCGCCTCGCGGAAGAGCTTCGCGCCGGCGCCGCAACCGCCGGCAGCGGCGCTGCCATCGCGGTGTGGTGCGACGGCCGTGTGCGCCTGCGCCAAGTGGCGGCTACGCAGGGGCAGGTCGGAGACGTGGCGGTGCCCGCCAGCTTCCTGACCACGTCGCAGGGCGGCCTCTGCTGGGTCACGCCCGACGCCGACATCCTCCTTCTCGACGGCAGCCACGAGTCGCAGGGACTGGAGGCCGAGCAGCAAGTGCCCGCCGCCGCGACGCTCCTGTCGACGCCGTCGTCTTCGCAAGAAACGCTCAGCGTCCACTCCTTTTAA